A genomic stretch from Pectinophora gossypiella chromosome 13, ilPecGoss1.1, whole genome shotgun sequence includes:
- the LOC126372149 gene encoding chromosome partition protein Smc-like, with product MVEQSIPVDILLKTFRTSTENGIYLVQVKDILQNKVEQLPSTIEKMISNKFEEYIKLHNSKNEYQCFIDKFENLCDRFEEKLAKKIKEEECYSEESSIEDKCDDITLIVEDKIKKYNDDYLKIIEQKFEQFSLKLENNYEMKYKQYELEQKEKHERNEQLLINKFEKLQEDLKSKFDMFEIKSKNDNIKIQYDLNKNQIEEKYEEMQIDLNSNFEKLRLRLEECNELKSKQSELNNKEQEKNKVKAIEDKVQSMQVHLEQILAEKFNKFSVKTEQHLEPFKNFHEYFKLQQGNKIDFNSVPQSMPQASRDTKSKIFDPAPLKSGLADRLERIETFLSMHISERCLRKCYVNWTYKHDLLLKHGYVDRIDVVSALTSYLKQKCERTALLDIQQQLASLKHIRIDKTNRFPVLKVLVNMDNDIVRKYVQNIHRVIANCSTDYKTIQKNVDTLIMVLSDRATYLQMDIHNFMSFEKKYNLTWNDY from the coding sequence ATGGTTGAACAAAGTATTCCtgttgatattttattgaaaacattCAGAACTAGTACTGAAAATGGAATATATTTGGTACAAGTAAAAGATATATTGCAAAATAAAGTTGAACAATTACCTAGTACTATTGAAAAGATGATTTCGAACAAGTTTGAAGAATACATAAAACTACATAATAGTAAAAACGAATATCAATGTTTTATTGACAAATTTGAAAATCTTTGTGACCGATTTGAGGAAAAACTGgcgaagaaaataaaagaagaagaatgttacAGTGAAGAATCCTCAATAGAGGATAAGTGCGATGATATAACGCTGATTGttgaagataaaataaaaaaatacaatgacgACTATCTAAAAATTATTGAACAAAAATTTGAACAGTTCAGtctaaaattagaaaataattatgaaatgaaatataaacaatatGAATTAGAGCAGAAAGAAAAACACGAAAGAAACGAACAACTGCTGATAAACAAGTTCGAAAAGCTGCAGGAAGATTTGAAATCCAAATTCGATATGTTTGAAATTAAATCTAAGaatgataatataaaaatacaatatgacctaaataaaaatcaaatcgaAGAAAAATATGAAGAAATGCAAATTGACCTAAATTCTAACTTTGAAAAATTACGTTTACGACTTGAAGAGTGTAATGAGTTAAAATCGAAACAAAGTGAGCTCAACAATAAggaacaagaaaaaaataaagtcaaaGCAATTGAAGATAAGGTTCAATCTATGCAAGTGCATTTGGAACAGATATTAGCAGAGAAGTTTAACAAATTTTCAGTGAAAACAGAACAACACCTGGAGCCTTTCAAAAATTTCCATGAGTATTTCAAACTTCAACAAGGAAATAAAATCGATTTTAACTCCGTTCCACAAAGCATGCCACAAGCAAGCAGAGAtacgaaaagtaaaatattcgATCCAGCGCCATTAAAAAGCGGGTTAGCTGATCGACTAGAAAGAATAGAAACATTTTTATCCATGCACATTTCAGAAAGATGTCTTCGAAAATGTTACGTAAACTGGACTTATAAACAcgatttacttttaaaacatgGCTACGTGGACCGTATCGACGTTGTATCAGCTTTGACCagctatttaaaacaaaaatgcgAACGGACTGCTCTTCTGGACATTCAACAGCAATTAGCATCTTTAAAACACATTAGGATAGACAAAACTAATCGTTTTCCCGTTTTAAAAGTTCTAGTCAATATGGATAATGACATAGTGAGAAAATATGTTCAGAATATACACCGGGTAATTGCTAATTGTAGTACAGATTATAAAACTATACAAAAGAATGTTGATACTTTGATTATGGTATTAAGCGATAGAGCGACGTATTTACAAATGGACATTCATAATTTTATGAGTtttgaaaagaaatataatttgaCGTGGAATGACTATTAG